One genomic window of Haliotis asinina isolate JCU_RB_2024 chromosome 4, JCU_Hal_asi_v2, whole genome shotgun sequence includes the following:
- the LOC137281163 gene encoding receptor-interacting serine/threonine-protein kinase 4-like, translating into MGCCGHILPRVHTGEEHLTLPSTSDFIPSIYGWKMLDSACIGKISGFVHSLLLVLATRSYADLDLYNASRDGDLEAVRRILSVGLPNVNCRVDGRTPMMVAAWNRHSDVVELLVKEDANVTLVDDHKNNVLHYACRGGDVETVKLVMSLNIVDVNSHGCKSKTPVIEAAQHGHRDVVELLVKKGADVTQVDDIADVSLVDGVKDNILHYACRGGDKQTVKLVLSLNIVDINSRGQNSLTPVIVAAQGKHRDIYELLVTEGDDVSLVDDSRTNILHWACLAGDLGTVKLVLSLHAADINARSDYGNTTLEIARFWGHPQWVDLLVSSGTQ; encoded by the exons atggggtgctgtggacacattctgccccgggtccacacgggagaagagcacttaacATTACCCAGCACTTCAGACTTCATCCCGTCAATATATGGCTGGAAAATGCTGGATAGTGCATGTATTGGAAAGATATCCGGATTTGTACATAGTTTACTTCTTGTTCTAGCAACTCGATCATATGCAGACCTCGACCTCTACAACGCTAGCAGGGACGGTGACCTGGAAGCTGTTAGACGCATCCTGTCTGTGGGTCTTCCCAACGTCAACTGTAGGGTGGACGGCAGGACACCGATGATGGTGGCAGCATGGAACAGACACAGCGATGTAGTGGAACTCCTTGTGAAAGAAGATGCTAATGTGACACTTGTGGATGATCATAAGAACAACGTCCTTCACTATGCCTGTCGGGGAG GAGACGTGGAGACGGTGAAACTGGTCATGTCTTTGAACATTGTGGACGTCAACAGTCACGGATGCAAGAGCAAGACACCAGTGATAGAGGCGGCTCAGCATGGACACAGAGATGTAGTGGAGCTGCTTGTGAAGAAAGGAGCTGATGTGACACAGGTCGACGACATCG CCGATGTGTCACTGGTTGACGGCGTCAaggacaacatccttcactacGCGTGTCGGGGAGGTGACAAGCAGACGGTCAAGCTTGTCCTATCACTGAACATTGTGGATATCAACAGTAGAGGGCAGAACAGCTTAACGCCTGTGATTGTGGCAGCACAGGGGAAACACAGAGATATATATGAACTCCTTGTGACGGAGGGAGATGACGTGTCTCTGGTCGACGATTCCCGTACAAACATCCTTCATTGGGCCTGTTTGGCAGGAGACTTGGGAACGGTGAAGCTGGTCCTCTCTCTCCATGCGGCGGACATCAACGCCCGTAGTGACTACGGCAACACGACGCTCGAAATAGCGAGATTCTGGGGACACCCTCAATGGGTGGATCTCCTGGTGTCAAGTGGTACGCAGTAA